A genomic region of Peromyscus eremicus chromosome 19, PerEre_H2_v1, whole genome shotgun sequence contains the following coding sequences:
- the Wdr33 gene encoding pre-mRNA 3' end processing protein WDR33 isoform X2 — translation MATEIGSPPRFFHMPRFQHQAPRQLFYKRPDFAQQQAMQQLTFDGKRMRKAVNRKTIDYNPSVIKYLENRIWQRDQRDMRAIQPDAGYYNDLVPPIGMLNNPMNAVTTKFVRTSTNKVKCPVFVVRWTPEGRRLVTGASSGEFTLWNGLTFNFETILQAHDSPVRAMTWSHNDMWMLTADHGGYVKYWQSNMNNVKMFQAHKEAIREASFSPTDNKFATCSDDGTVRIWDFLRCHEERILRATALTGCLNR, via the exons ATGGCTACAGAAATTGGCTCTCCTCCACGATTTTTCCATATGCCGAGGTTTCAACACCAGGCACCCCGACAACTGTTTTATAAGCGCCCCGATTTTGCACAGCAGCAGGCAATGCAGCAGCTTACCTTTGATGGAAAACGGATGAGGAAAGCTGTAAACCGGAAAACCATAGACTATAATCCTTCTGTAATTAAGTATTTGGAG aatAGGATATGgcaaagagatcagagagataTGCGGGCCATTCAGCCGGATGCAGGTTATTATAATGAT CTGGTCCCACCTATAGGAATGTTGAATAATCCTATGAATGCAGTTACAACAAAATTTGTTAGGACATCAACAAACAAAGTAAAATGCCCAGTATTTGTTGTGAGG TGGACCCCAGAAGGAAGACGCTTGGTCACTGGAGCTTCTAGTGGAGAGTTCACCTTATGGAATGGGCTGACTTTCAACTTCGAAACCATATTGCAG GCTCATGATAGCCCTGTGAGGGCCATGACTTGGTCACATAATGACATGTGGATGTTGACAGCAGATCATGGAGGATATGTGAAATATTGGCAATCCAACATGAACAACGTCAAGATGTTCCAGGCACATAAGGAGGCGATTAGAGAGGCCAG TTTCTCACCCACGGATAATAAATTTGCTACATGCTCTGATGACGGCACTGTTAGAATCTGGGATTTTCTTCGTTGCCATGAGGAAAGAATTCTCCGAG CAACAGCACTGACAGGATGTCTCAACAGGTAA